In one Carassius auratus strain Wakin unplaced genomic scaffold, ASM336829v1 scaf_tig00016351, whole genome shotgun sequence genomic region, the following are encoded:
- the LOC113075061 gene encoding G patch domain-containing protein 2-like isoform X2 produces the protein MDELVHDLVSALEESSEQARGGFGDGGDHALAVGCLLKRQARKRRGRKRRSDNPHPPWDTCHLSEGSESSVEEQKDYRSSTAAGGANTRDNNSDSDEQLGAKRRTPLTADSGRGKRPLWLDDLSGADVLGTRSLRRRRKVKRMAVDPPLDVATMLAPPSRATTVGGSRETGFSPEAKGSDANKNRVKKRKFMVQRLTQDTADEGVVVESEEAGQATKEKMDFEEQKGSDEEMSDSETSSVSNSSDGGLYTNDEGRQGDDEQSDWFYEGEPGGACGIAGVVPWWERDSTELDLNDPVFNSILTGAFPLMSQGAQRGFQVRLARQACLQQSQGTSQGISDRLPRLSQDPHESWFSSGTRRDQLIWDARSDRSHRKSCSLKTASRQTSGHLGSLCTGDIKRRRKAAPVAAPSSSGVVGEGAAPLPESNLGNRMLQSMGWTPGSGLGPDGRGITEPVRASQRPKGAGLGFN, from the exons ATGGACGAGCTGGTCCATGACCTGGTGTCGGCTCTGGAGGAGAGTTCAGAACAAGCCCGTGGAGGGTTTGGAGACGGTGGAGATCATGCCCTGGCCGTCGGGTGCCTGCTGAAGCGCCAGGCCCGCAAGCGTCGTGGCCGTAAACGCCGATCTGATAACCCTCACCCGCCGTGGGACACCTGCCACCTGAGTGAAGGCTCTGAGTCCAGCGTAGAGGAGCAGAAAGACTACCGTTCATCCACGGCAGCAGGGGGCGCTAACACACGCGACAACAACAGTGACTCGGATGAACAGCTGGGTGCGAAGCGGCGTACACCACTCACTGCTGACTCCGGCAGGGGGAAGAGACCGCTGTGGCTGGACGACTTGAGCGGAGCGGATGTTTTGGGAACGCGCAGTTTGCGAAGGCGTCGGAAAGTCAAGCGCATGGCTGTGGACCCGCCACTAGATGTCGCCACCATGCTGGCTCCGCCTTCCAGAGCGACAACGGTGGGCGGCAGCAGGGAGACAGGGTTTAGTCCGGAGGCCAAAGGGAGTGACGCAAACAAAAACAGGGTGAAGAAAAGGAAGTTTATGGTGCAGAGACTCACACAGGACACGGCAGACGAAGGAGTGGTGGTGGAGAGCGAAGAGGCAGGACAAGCGACCAAAGAGAAGATGGATTTTGAGGAGCAGAAAGGCTCAGATGAGGAGATGAGTGACAG CGAGACGAGCAGCGTGAGTAACAGCAGTGATGGGGGTCTGTACACAAACGACGAGGGAAGACAAG gtgacgATGAGCAGAGTGATTGGTTCTATGAGGGCGAGCCGGGCGGAGCTTGTGGAATCGCGGGTGTGGTGCCGTGGTGGGAGAGAGACTCTACTGAACTGGACCTCAATGACCCCGTGTTCAACAGCATCCTGACCGGAGCGTTCCCGTTAATGTCACAGGGAGCTCAAAGAG GGTTTCAAGTGCGGCTCGCGAGACAGGCCTGTCTTCAGCAATCACAG GGAACCTCTCAAGGAATTTCTGATAGATTGCCCAGATTATCCCAGGATCCTCATGA GTCGTGGTTCAGCTCTGGGACCAGAAGAGACCAA TTGATTTGGGATGCTCGCAGCGACAGAAGCCACAGGAAAAGCTGCTCTTTAAAGACTGCCAGCAG ACAAACAAGTGGTCATCTAGGCTCCTTGTGTACTGGAGATATAAAGAGACGACGGAAAGCTGCGCCTGTGGCAGCCCCATCATCCTCAG gtgtggtGGGTGAGGGCGCTGCTCCTCTCCCGGAGTCAAACTTGGGGAACCGTATGCTGCAGAGTATGGGTTGGACCCCGGGGTCGGGCCTGGGCCCTGACGGCAGAGGCATCACGGAGCCCGTTCGTGCGTCTCAGAGGCCAAAGGGAGCCGGACTGGGCTTCAACTGA
- the LOC113075061 gene encoding G patch domain-containing protein 2-like isoform X1 — MDELVHDLVSALEESSEQARGGFGDGGDHALAVGCLLKRQARKRRGRKRRSDNPHPPWDTCHLSEGSESSVEEQKDYRSSTAAGGANTRDNNSDSDEQLGAKRRTPLTADSGRGKRPLWLDDLSGADVLGTRSLRRRRKVKRMAVDPPLDVATMLAPPSRATTVGGSRETGFSPEAKGSDANKNRVKKRKFMVQRLTQDTADEGVVVESEEAGQATKEKMDFEEQKGSDEEMSDRCETSSVSNSSDGGLYTNDEGRQGDDEQSDWFYEGEPGGACGIAGVVPWWERDSTELDLNDPVFNSILTGAFPLMSQGAQRGFQVRLARQACLQQSQGTSQGISDRLPRLSQDPHESWFSSGTRRDQLIWDARSDRSHRKSCSLKTASRQTSGHLGSLCTGDIKRRRKAAPVAAPSSSGVVGEGAAPLPESNLGNRMLQSMGWTPGSGLGPDGRGITEPVRASQRPKGAGLGFN, encoded by the exons ATGGACGAGCTGGTCCATGACCTGGTGTCGGCTCTGGAGGAGAGTTCAGAACAAGCCCGTGGAGGGTTTGGAGACGGTGGAGATCATGCCCTGGCCGTCGGGTGCCTGCTGAAGCGCCAGGCCCGCAAGCGTCGTGGCCGTAAACGCCGATCTGATAACCCTCACCCGCCGTGGGACACCTGCCACCTGAGTGAAGGCTCTGAGTCCAGCGTAGAGGAGCAGAAAGACTACCGTTCATCCACGGCAGCAGGGGGCGCTAACACACGCGACAACAACAGTGACTCGGATGAACAGCTGGGTGCGAAGCGGCGTACACCACTCACTGCTGACTCCGGCAGGGGGAAGAGACCGCTGTGGCTGGACGACTTGAGCGGAGCGGATGTTTTGGGAACGCGCAGTTTGCGAAGGCGTCGGAAAGTCAAGCGCATGGCTGTGGACCCGCCACTAGATGTCGCCACCATGCTGGCTCCGCCTTCCAGAGCGACAACGGTGGGCGGCAGCAGGGAGACAGGGTTTAGTCCGGAGGCCAAAGGGAGTGACGCAAACAAAAACAGGGTGAAGAAAAGGAAGTTTATGGTGCAGAGACTCACACAGGACACGGCAGACGAAGGAGTGGTGGTGGAGAGCGAAGAGGCAGGACAAGCGACCAAAGAGAAGATGGATTTTGAGGAGCAGAAAGGCTCAGATGAGGAGATGAGTGACAGGTG CGAGACGAGCAGCGTGAGTAACAGCAGTGATGGGGGTCTGTACACAAACGACGAGGGAAGACAAG gtgacgATGAGCAGAGTGATTGGTTCTATGAGGGCGAGCCGGGCGGAGCTTGTGGAATCGCGGGTGTGGTGCCGTGGTGGGAGAGAGACTCTACTGAACTGGACCTCAATGACCCCGTGTTCAACAGCATCCTGACCGGAGCGTTCCCGTTAATGTCACAGGGAGCTCAAAGAG GGTTTCAAGTGCGGCTCGCGAGACAGGCCTGTCTTCAGCAATCACAG GGAACCTCTCAAGGAATTTCTGATAGATTGCCCAGATTATCCCAGGATCCTCATGA GTCGTGGTTCAGCTCTGGGACCAGAAGAGACCAA TTGATTTGGGATGCTCGCAGCGACAGAAGCCACAGGAAAAGCTGCTCTTTAAAGACTGCCAGCAG ACAAACAAGTGGTCATCTAGGCTCCTTGTGTACTGGAGATATAAAGAGACGACGGAAAGCTGCGCCTGTGGCAGCCCCATCATCCTCAG gtgtggtGGGTGAGGGCGCTGCTCCTCTCCCGGAGTCAAACTTGGGGAACCGTATGCTGCAGAGTATGGGTTGGACCCCGGGGTCGGGCCTGGGCCCTGACGGCAGAGGCATCACGGAGCCCGTTCGTGCGTCTCAGAGGCCAAAGGGAGCCGGACTGGGCTTCAACTGA